From a region of the Halolamina sp. CBA1230 genome:
- a CDS encoding MBL fold metallo-hydrolase has translation MERIRLGNTVFEGENNVYLLQGEETVLVDAGVATEPTREEFVDALASFGVTPADVDRVFLTHWHYDHAGLAGMIQNAGGATVHAHEADAALISGEEASFIEDRSLQQETFEGWQLPDEPREELLSFLEGHAELAGEDVDVTPFTGGDRFDVNGTEFEAVHLPGHSAGLTAFAFEDGGDRQAFVGDVILPKYTPNVGGADVRVESPLAKYVDSLIEVVERDWERALPGHRDPIEDPAGRAREIIGHHRERTEKVIDLLDRHGACDVWTVSHHLFGELETIHILHGPGEAFAHLDHLERHGVVEREATDYRLVVDDPDVDELFPEP, from the coding sequence ATGGAACGGATCCGTCTGGGGAACACCGTCTTCGAAGGGGAGAACAACGTCTACCTCCTGCAGGGCGAGGAGACCGTGCTCGTCGACGCTGGCGTCGCCACCGAGCCGACCCGCGAGGAGTTCGTCGACGCGCTCGCGTCGTTCGGCGTCACGCCTGCCGACGTCGATCGCGTGTTCCTGACGCACTGGCACTACGACCACGCCGGCCTGGCTGGGATGATCCAGAACGCCGGCGGAGCGACTGTCCACGCCCACGAGGCAGACGCCGCGCTGATCTCTGGAGAGGAGGCGTCGTTTATCGAGGACCGATCTCTCCAGCAGGAGACGTTCGAGGGCTGGCAGCTTCCCGACGAGCCACGCGAGGAACTGCTCTCCTTCCTCGAGGGCCACGCCGAGCTCGCCGGCGAGGACGTCGACGTGACACCGTTCACCGGCGGCGACCGCTTCGACGTGAACGGGACCGAGTTCGAGGCGGTCCACCTCCCCGGCCACTCCGCCGGGCTCACCGCCTTCGCGTTCGAGGACGGCGGTGATCGTCAGGCGTTCGTCGGTGACGTGATCCTCCCGAAGTACACGCCCAACGTCGGCGGTGCCGACGTACGGGTGGAGTCGCCGCTGGCGAAGTACGTCGACAGCCTCATCGAAGTGGTCGAGCGCGACTGGGAGCGCGCGCTGCCCGGCCACCGCGACCCGATCGAGGACCCGGCGGGCCGAGCGCGGGAGATCATCGGCCACCATCGCGAGCGGACCGAAAAGGTGATCGACCTGCTCGACCGCCACGGCGCGTGTGACGTCTGGACCGTGAGCCACCACCTGTTCGGCGAACTGGAGACGATCCACATCCTCCACGGGCCCGGCGAGGCGTTCGCCCACCTCGACCACCTCGAACGCCACGGGGTCGTCGAGCGGGAGGCGACCGACTACCGACTCGTCGTCGACGACCCGGACGTCGACGAACTGTTCCCCGAACCGTAG
- a CDS encoding DnaJ domain-containing protein → MPADLYDVLGVPDDAAAEELKRAYRKRVREYHPDVNDHPEGDAQFKLVRTAHDVLSDPAERKTYDRLGHREYVEKHLDDLPPVSVFPDEDLPDGASTTETATDVSTSSTASTSGTTEPSTGGPGDTSTDNTSTTSTTTTQSGSATGTAEPTSGDGSTGSSTSTADERSTGSSRSTANERSSTAGTASSGSSSSTGTTDERATTAGAERDSWDAATSSAQTATGDSSVPAGVRRRRGLKRWYGVVVLSLLVYAGGLGVYALPRLAAIREFVGDVTASPAAALLGPFPLGSPTAYVLEAARAATAGTPTLGLVLLAGTVLLPLVVLTTVGRFGRGAAWLYALPSLAPGLCLAVWPVVAVPTVVALLGLIVLPVLSAGGFLVDVGRYLLATR, encoded by the coding sequence ATGCCGGCGGACCTCTACGACGTTCTCGGTGTCCCCGACGACGCCGCCGCCGAGGAGTTGAAACGCGCGTACCGAAAGCGCGTCCGGGAGTACCACCCGGACGTGAACGACCACCCGGAGGGTGACGCGCAGTTCAAACTCGTCAGGACGGCCCACGACGTGCTCTCGGACCCGGCCGAGCGCAAGACGTACGATCGGCTGGGCCACCGCGAGTACGTCGAGAAGCATCTCGACGATCTCCCGCCGGTGTCGGTGTTCCCCGACGAGGACCTCCCCGACGGGGCGTCGACGACCGAGACGGCGACGGACGTCAGCACGTCCTCGACAGCATCGACGAGCGGGACGACAGAACCGTCGACGGGAGGGCCCGGCGACACGTCGACCGACAACACGTCGACGACCAGTACAACGACTACCCAGTCCGGATCGGCCACGGGAACGGCCGAACCGACCAGCGGTGACGGGTCGACAGGGAGCAGCACGTCGACGGCCGACGAACGATCGACGGGGAGCAGCAGATCGACGGCGAACGAGCGTTCGTCGACCGCCGGAACAGCGTCGAGCGGGAGCAGCAGCTCGACGGGGACCACCGACGAACGAGCCACGACCGCCGGCGCCGAACGCGACAGTTGGGACGCCGCTACAAGTTCGGCACAGACCGCCACGGGCGACTCGTCGGTCCCCGCCGGCGTCCGTCGACGGCGCGGACTGAAGCGCTGGTACGGCGTCGTCGTCCTGTCGCTGCTCGTCTACGCTGGCGGCCTCGGCGTCTATGCGCTCCCGCGGCTGGCCGCGATACGTGAGTTCGTCGGCGACGTGACGGCGTCGCCGGCCGCGGCGCTGCTCGGCCCGTTCCCGCTCGGCTCGCCGACCGCGTACGTTCTCGAGGCCGCTCGGGCGGCCACTGCGGGAACACCGACATTGGGACTGGTGCTGCTCGCGGGGACGGTACTGCTCCCGCTGGTCGTGCTGACGACCGTCGGGCGGTTCGGGCGCGGCGCCGCGTGGCTGTACGCGCTGCCCTCGCTCGCGCCAGGGCTCTGTCTCGCGGTCTGGCCGGTCGTCGCCGTCCCGACGGTGGTCGCACTGCTGGGGCTGATCGTGCTGCCCGTACTGAGCGCCGGCGGGTTCCTCGTCGACGTCGGCCGGTACCTGCTGGCGACGCGCTGA
- a CDS encoding DUF5797 family protein — translation MSLSDEAKERLADIVTLQPTKNKELQDRWGMESGSEVHQYLESELSDYYYRDDDSLIRATAEGVDLVDVEPSVPPEDEEGGVPDRIRVPRLHAQVLDVLAGPDERSESVVSVLQKLREGFDADPDVEAVRDALGSLRRKNVVEVEYRTVPTYRLAVEREAFEVEAMEA, via the coding sequence ATGAGTCTGAGCGACGAGGCCAAGGAGCGCCTCGCCGACATCGTGACCCTCCAGCCGACCAAGAACAAGGAGCTCCAGGATCGCTGGGGGATGGAGTCGGGGAGCGAGGTCCACCAGTATCTCGAGTCGGAGCTGAGCGACTACTACTACCGCGACGACGACAGCCTGATCCGGGCGACCGCCGAGGGCGTCGACCTCGTCGACGTCGAACCGAGCGTGCCGCCCGAGGACGAGGAGGGCGGCGTCCCGGACCGGATTCGAGTGCCACGGCTCCACGCGCAGGTGCTCGACGTGCTCGCGGGGCCGGACGAACGCTCCGAGAGCGTCGTGAGCGTGCTCCAGAAGCTCCGCGAGGGGTTCGACGCCGACCCCGACGTCGAGGCAGTCCGCGACGCGTTGGGGAGCCTGCGCCGGAAGAACGTGGTCGAGGTGGAGTACCGCACGGTGCCGACATATCGCCTCGCGGTCGAACGGGAGGCGTTCGAGGTCGAAGCGATGGAAGCCTGA
- a CDS encoding MFS transporter, whose translation MARFGNSVALLRNREFLSLAGTAFARSQAYSTIIITLALYANTFDTTGFVEGLWGTAFASVQLLIVLPLGRKIDTGNAKHWLLGGMLLNVLVFVGYMFIADPINAEIVAALETVGAGALWTTNGSLQVVFVRMLQGVGASILWITGSTVVGQISPDDESGRWLGSYNQVAAFSSLAGDLVGGLLLSMYDPLQSRVVFLVLAGVTLVAFVFVYTELRDNPGGGVDDPEAQSGIGTIKKLLKLPMLRSLVLFRLSFSVGKMAVIIFLPILARTEFGINAFAIGWILAGGKITKALLQGYVGDLTDRIGDRAKFVAVGALVYGLGIALIPLSLPAEETMGRFYLGYFGHGQELGGGFLVLFAAYAILGIGDSIRLPASMALFVEEGEKYDSVASAMSLRSISWKVGQTAGPLGVGLIKDFVGTVEAFLTASVFVLFATGVFWFTHTMSKESEAEPALGD comes from the coding sequence GTGGCACGTTTCGGAAACTCGGTTGCCCTGCTCCGGAACCGGGAGTTCCTCTCGCTCGCCGGCACCGCGTTCGCCCGGAGCCAGGCGTACTCCACGATCATCATCACGCTCGCGCTCTACGCCAACACGTTCGACACCACCGGGTTCGTCGAGGGGCTCTGGGGCACCGCGTTCGCGTCGGTCCAGCTGCTGATCGTGCTCCCGCTGGGCCGGAAGATCGACACCGGGAACGCCAAACACTGGCTGCTCGGCGGGATGTTGCTCAACGTCCTGGTGTTCGTGGGGTACATGTTCATCGCCGATCCGATCAACGCCGAGATCGTCGCCGCCCTCGAAACCGTCGGCGCGGGCGCGCTCTGGACGACCAACGGCTCGCTGCAAGTCGTCTTCGTCCGGATGCTTCAGGGGGTCGGCGCCAGCATCCTCTGGATCACGGGCTCGACGGTCGTCGGGCAGATCTCGCCCGACGACGAGAGCGGCCGCTGGCTCGGCTCGTACAACCAGGTCGCGGCGTTCTCCTCGCTCGCGGGCGATCTGGTCGGCGGTCTGCTGCTCTCGATGTACGACCCGCTCCAGTCGCGGGTGGTGTTCCTCGTGCTGGCGGGAGTCACGCTGGTCGCGTTCGTGTTCGTCTATACGGAGCTCCGTGACAACCCCGGCGGTGGCGTCGACGACCCCGAGGCGCAGTCGGGGATCGGGACGATCAAGAAACTGCTCAAACTGCCGATGCTGCGGTCGCTGGTGCTGTTCCGGCTCTCCTTCTCGGTCGGGAAGATGGCGGTGATCATCTTCCTCCCGATCCTCGCGCGCACGGAGTTCGGCATCAACGCCTTCGCGATCGGGTGGATCCTCGCGGGCGGGAAGATCACCAAGGCGCTCCTCCAGGGGTACGTCGGCGACCTCACCGACCGGATCGGCGACCGCGCGAAGTTCGTTGCCGTGGGCGCGCTGGTGTACGGCCTGGGGATCGCGCTGATCCCGCTGTCGCTGCCGGCCGAGGAGACGATGGGGCGGTTCTATCTGGGGTACTTCGGCCACGGGCAGGAGCTCGGCGGCGGCTTCCTCGTGCTGTTCGCCGCCTACGCGATCCTGGGGATCGGTGACTCGATCCGGCTGCCGGCGAGCATGGCGCTGTTCGTCGAGGAGGGCGAGAAGTACGACTCGGTCGCGAGCGCGATGTCGCTTCGGTCGATCTCCTGGAAGGTCGGGCAGACCGCCGGCCCGCTCGGGGTCGGGCTGATAAAGGACTTCGTGGGCACCGTCGAGGCGTTCCTCACGGCGTCGGTGTTCGTGTTGTTCGCGACCGGGGTGTTCTGGTTCACCCACACCATGTCGAAGGAGTCGGAGGCGGAGCCGGCGTTGGGGGATTAG
- a CDS encoding BCCT family transporter, translating into MSVTSRLAGAVESFREKSDLAVFGLSVATLLAIIVAIVAFSDTAASALGTANQFIITNLGWLYLWVVFLSFVFVAYIMIGPWGRIKLGGPDAEPEFTFWQYLVMTFTAGLSSGGLEFWGPVEPLIHYGTRPPYFDSSPGTWGRMADALQYAIYHYGLSAWATYLVFAVAISYFVYRKDAPFRPAVILAPFLGTDNLDGPLGKLVDALAVVITVSGITVSFGLGISQFASGLSFKWGIGLGQIGRIGLILVVGALFLLSVIAGIQKGIKRFADLNVFLLIGLMAAIFAFGQATTLVNLTTQAMTGYVTDFVGMSLFFAPDGDTTTWLSSWTLFFWPWWLTFAPMIGIFMARISKGRTLRELVFAGLFGSFALTVPWYAATGGSALLLQTSGAADLLGVYESSGLEAVGFGLFEELLPYPGVFSAALLVLVVSFLITTLDSSTLSIAMMAAGGDESPSTINRLVWGLMMVLLTIALSLAGGMSVLQSFTILVGLPTAILCAIAMLGMLIELEREFPVLTESDNEASERSTTAAAAQPSVEQQQQSAGSDD; encoded by the coding sequence GTGAGTGTAACGTCTCGGCTCGCCGGCGCAGTCGAATCGTTCCGTGAGAAGTCCGATCTGGCCGTCTTCGGTCTCTCGGTAGCCACACTCCTGGCGATCATCGTCGCCATCGTCGCGTTCTCCGACACCGCCGCGTCGGCGCTGGGAACGGCGAACCAGTTCATCATCACGAACCTGGGGTGGCTCTACCTCTGGGTCGTGTTCCTCTCGTTCGTGTTCGTCGCCTACATCATGATCGGCCCGTGGGGGCGGATCAAGCTCGGTGGCCCCGATGCGGAGCCGGAGTTCACGTTCTGGCAGTACCTCGTGATGACGTTCACCGCGGGGCTCTCCTCGGGCGGACTGGAGTTCTGGGGCCCCGTCGAGCCGCTGATCCACTACGGAACGCGGCCGCCGTACTTCGACTCCTCGCCGGGAACGTGGGGCCGGATGGCCGACGCGTTGCAGTACGCCATCTACCACTACGGGCTCTCGGCGTGGGCCACCTACCTGGTGTTCGCGGTGGCGATCTCGTACTTCGTCTACCGGAAGGACGCGCCGTTCCGGCCGGCAGTCATCCTCGCGCCGTTCCTCGGAACCGACAACCTCGACGGCCCGCTGGGGAAGCTGGTGGACGCGCTGGCGGTCGTGATCACCGTCAGCGGGATCACCGTCTCCTTCGGCCTGGGGATCAGCCAGTTCGCCTCCGGCCTCTCGTTCAAGTGGGGGATCGGACTCGGCCAGATCGGCCGGATCGGGCTGATCCTCGTCGTCGGGGCGCTGTTCCTCCTGTCGGTGATCGCCGGGATCCAGAAGGGGATCAAGCGGTTCGCCGACCTCAACGTCTTCCTCCTCATCGGGCTGATGGCGGCCATCTTCGCCTTCGGGCAGGCGACGACGCTGGTCAACCTCACGACGCAGGCGATGACCGGCTACGTCACTGACTTCGTCGGGATGAGCCTCTTCTTCGCGCCCGACGGCGACACGACGACCTGGCTGAGCTCGTGGACGCTCTTCTTCTGGCCGTGGTGGCTCACGTTCGCGCCGATGATCGGCATCTTCATGGCCCGGATCTCAAAGGGGCGCACCCTGCGTGAACTGGTGTTCGCGGGCCTGTTCGGGTCGTTCGCGCTCACGGTCCCGTGGTACGCTGCCACCGGCGGCTCCGCGCTCCTGCTCCAGACGTCCGGCGCCGCGGACCTGCTCGGCGTCTACGAGTCGTCGGGGTTGGAGGCCGTCGGCTTCGGGCTGTTCGAGGAGCTGCTCCCGTACCCCGGCGTGTTCTCGGCGGCGCTGCTGGTGCTGGTGGTCAGCTTCCTGATCACCACGCTCGACTCCTCGACGCTGAGCATCGCGATGATGGCCGCCGGCGGCGACGAGTCGCCGTCGACGATCAACCGCCTCGTCTGGGGCCTGATGATGGTGCTGCTCACGATCGCGCTCAGCCTCGCCGGCGGGATGTCGGTGCTCCAGTCGTTCACCATCCTCGTCGGGCTGCCGACAGCGATCCTCTGTGCGATCGCGATGCTGGGCATGCTGATCGAACTGGAGCGGGAGTTCCCGGTTCTCACCGAGAGCGACAACGAGGCGAGCGAGCGGTCGACGACGGCGGCGGCCGCACAGCCGTCAGTCGAGCAGCAACAGCAGTCGGCGGGCTCGGACGACTGA
- a CDS encoding uracil-DNA glycosylase family protein: protein MRNVTDRVSNPFGMAPPCDRFVPGYGDANADFHVVGDHPGVHGGVDTGVPFTGTPAAERLQDALHEAGLLHSVGDEPEVERTFLSYLHMCVPDGEPTEDSYREMERYFDAEVRAIAAHVLLPVGERATRHVVETFTARAHRTEIEMDRLHGQELLGSGWLVVPIKDPADWDDGDADLLVESLLKLQSTDFRRESDLGRFLPGGESYHVR, encoded by the coding sequence GTGCGAAACGTCACCGACCGCGTGTCGAACCCGTTCGGGATGGCGCCGCCCTGCGATCGCTTCGTCCCCGGCTACGGCGACGCCAACGCCGACTTCCACGTCGTCGGCGACCACCCGGGCGTCCACGGCGGTGTCGACACCGGCGTTCCGTTCACGGGCACGCCGGCGGCAGAGCGCCTCCAGGACGCGCTCCACGAGGCCGGCCTGCTCCACTCCGTCGGCGACGAGCCCGAGGTCGAGCGGACGTTCCTCTCGTACCTCCACATGTGCGTTCCGGACGGCGAGCCGACCGAGGACTCCTATCGCGAGATGGAGCGGTACTTCGACGCCGAGGTTCGCGCCATCGCCGCCCACGTACTGCTCCCGGTCGGCGAGCGCGCGACCCGGCACGTCGTGGAGACGTTCACCGCCCGCGCCCACCGGACCGAGATCGAGATGGACCGCCTCCACGGGCAGGAGCTACTGGGAAGCGGCTGGCTGGTGGTCCCGATCAAGGATCCGGCTGACTGGGACGACGGCGACGCCGACCTGCTGGTGGAGTCGCTGCTGAAGCTCCAGTCGACTGATTTCCGCAGGGAGAGCGATCTCGGTCGGTTCCTCCCGGGTGGGGAGTCCTACCACGTCCGGTAG
- a CDS encoding HD domain-containing protein yields MATDTADHQYDPQEQHAFPDERLNEVLPALIEHPEVVAYLDAQNVNAVTRKGYNDHGSKHIEIVRNRALRLYDLLKAGGVEFNGASQQGLDEADEPVIVALAATLHDVGHVVHRDEHAYYSIPLAADFLDHFLDRFYETPEKVRVKAEVLHAILCHHTEETPLTREAGVIRVADALDMERGRSRIPYEEGGRGINTLSSQAIRKVSLQPGNGTPVLVEIEMINAAGVYQVDNLLKDKLRESMIEDDVRIVAVNTKSDDDLVERIEL; encoded by the coding sequence ATGGCCACCGACACCGCCGACCACCAGTACGATCCCCAGGAGCAGCACGCCTTCCCGGACGAGCGACTCAACGAGGTGCTCCCGGCGCTGATCGAGCATCCGGAAGTGGTCGCCTACCTCGACGCCCAGAACGTCAACGCGGTCACGCGGAAGGGGTACAACGACCACGGCAGCAAACACATCGAGATCGTTCGGAACCGTGCGCTTCGACTGTACGACCTGCTGAAAGCCGGCGGCGTCGAGTTCAACGGCGCGAGCCAGCAGGGGCTCGACGAGGCCGACGAGCCGGTGATCGTGGCGCTCGCGGCGACGCTGCACGACGTGGGCCACGTCGTCCACCGCGACGAGCACGCCTACTACTCCATCCCGCTGGCGGCGGATTTCCTCGATCACTTCCTCGATCGGTTCTATGAGACGCCCGAGAAGGTCCGCGTGAAGGCGGAGGTGCTGCACGCGATCCTCTGCCATCACACCGAGGAGACGCCGCTGACCCGCGAGGCGGGCGTGATCCGCGTCGCCGACGCGCTCGACATGGAACGCGGTCGCTCGCGCATCCCCTACGAGGAGGGCGGTCGGGGGATCAACACGCTCTCCAGCCAGGCGATCCGGAAGGTGAGCCTCCAGCCCGGCAACGGGACGCCGGTGCTCGTCGAGATCGAGATGATCAACGCCGCCGGCGTCTACCAGGTCGACAACCTCCTCAAGGACAAGCTCCGGGAGTCGATGATCGAGGACGACGTCCGCATCGTCGCCGTCAACACGAAAAGCGACGACGATCTGGTCGAACGGATCGAGCTCTAG